The proteins below come from a single Myxococcota bacterium genomic window:
- a CDS encoding acyl-CoA dehydrogenase family protein has protein sequence MSASHPFLTEKRLEIQARARRFAQEEVLPVANELDPQQRDIPQELLKRMGELGYFGITISQEYGGMGKGVFEYALIAEELARAWMSVASIIARAQGMGTQVADPERRDELLRRSARGEWIGAAALSEPNVGSDLAGVECWAEREGDEYVITGEKRWCGNALGSHFIQLLARTEHPAPGEHRAKGIQSFILEKPPGEFPRGMTGEPIPKIGYHGITSYALHLDGVRVPAGNRIGARSASQARKGAGGAFNATMQGLAVARIHTAARAIGLSRGSLEDALAYAQEREQFGKPIASFQALRFKLADMATEIEAARSLMYLVADQVDRGLPVEKEAAMVKLFATEMAERVTSAGLQVHGGNGYTTERAVERYWRDARLTTIFEGTSEIQRKIISDQLLRKPRGE, from the coding sequence GTGAGCGCGTCCCACCCCTTCCTCACCGAGAAACGACTCGAGATCCAGGCGCGGGCCCGACGCTTCGCGCAGGAAGAAGTCCTCCCCGTCGCCAACGAGCTCGACCCGCAACAGCGGGACATCCCGCAAGAACTCTTGAAGCGCATGGGCGAGCTCGGCTACTTCGGGATCACCATCTCGCAGGAGTACGGCGGGATGGGGAAAGGCGTCTTCGAGTACGCCCTGATCGCCGAAGAACTCGCCCGCGCCTGGATGAGCGTGGCGAGCATCATCGCACGCGCCCAGGGCATGGGCACCCAGGTGGCCGACCCGGAGCGCCGCGACGAGCTCCTGCGACGCAGCGCCCGGGGCGAATGGATCGGCGCCGCCGCACTCTCGGAACCCAACGTCGGCTCGGACCTCGCGGGCGTCGAGTGCTGGGCCGAGCGCGAAGGCGACGAATACGTCATCACGGGCGAGAAGCGCTGGTGCGGCAACGCACTCGGTTCCCACTTCATCCAGCTGCTCGCGCGCACCGAGCACCCGGCCCCGGGCGAGCACCGCGCGAAGGGCATCCAGAGCTTCATCCTCGAGAAGCCGCCGGGCGAGTTCCCGCGCGGCATGACCGGCGAGCCGATCCCCAAGATCGGCTACCACGGCATCACCAGCTACGCCTTGCATCTCGACGGCGTGCGGGTCCCAGCCGGAAACCGCATCGGCGCCCGCAGCGCGAGCCAGGCACGCAAGGGCGCCGGCGGCGCGTTCAACGCCACGATGCAGGGCCTCGCCGTGGCACGCATCCACACCGCCGCGCGCGCGATCGGCCTCTCGCGCGGCTCGCTGGAAGACGCCCTCGCCTACGCCCAGGAGCGCGAGCAGTTCGGCAAGCCGATCGCGTCGTTCCAGGCGCTGCGCTTCAAGCTGGCCGACATGGCCACCGAGATCGAGGCCGCACGGTCGCTGATGTACCTCGTGGCCGACCAGGTCGACCGAGGCCTGCCCGTCGAGAAGGAAGCCGCGATGGTGAAGCTCTTCGCCACCGAGATGGCCGAGCGCGTCACGTCGGCGGGTCTCCAGGTGCACGGCGGCAACGGCTACACCACCGAGCGCGCGGTCGAGCGCTACTGGAGAGACGCGCGCCTCACGACCATCTTCGAGGGAACCTCGGAGATCCAGCGCAAGATCATCTCGGACCAGCTGCTGCGCAAGCCGCGCGGAGAGTGA
- a CDS encoding SDR family oxidoreductase, protein MTRFQDQRVIVTGAASGFGRELAKAFAEEGARVLVADLDEAGAKDVAATLPGAIACGVDVAEDAQNQAMAQAAVDAWGGIDVVCPNAGVPHRMSALIDLSVEDFDRMFAINVRSVYLAAKHCVPHMSEGGAIVSTASIGGRRPRPGLTAYNASKGAVITLTRGLATELAPKIRVNCVNPVSAPTGFDKNAVGIDTLPDALEADVVKGIPMGRRALPTDVSSAILFLASKEAGFLTGVCLDIDGGRSIQ, encoded by the coding sequence ATGACCCGATTCCAGGACCAGCGCGTGATCGTGACGGGTGCGGCTTCCGGATTTGGACGCGAGCTCGCGAAGGCGTTCGCCGAGGAAGGAGCGCGGGTGCTCGTCGCCGACCTCGACGAGGCCGGCGCGAAGGACGTGGCGGCGACCCTACCCGGCGCGATCGCTTGCGGTGTGGATGTGGCCGAGGACGCCCAGAACCAGGCCATGGCCCAGGCCGCGGTGGACGCCTGGGGCGGGATCGACGTGGTCTGCCCGAACGCGGGCGTCCCCCACCGCATGTCCGCGCTGATCGATCTCTCGGTGGAAGACTTCGACCGCATGTTCGCGATCAACGTCCGCAGCGTGTACCTGGCGGCGAAGCACTGCGTGCCCCACATGAGCGAGGGCGGCGCGATCGTCAGCACCGCTTCCATCGGCGGACGCCGTCCCCGCCCCGGCCTCACGGCGTACAACGCGTCGAAGGGGGCGGTGATCACCCTCACCCGCGGCCTCGCAACCGAGCTCGCCCCGAAGATCCGCGTGAACTGCGTCAACCCGGTGTCGGCGCCGACCGGTTTCGACAAGAACGCCGTGGGCATCGACACACTCCCCGATGCCCTCGAGGCCGACGTCGTGAAGGGAATCCCGATGGGACGCCGCGCGCTTCCGACGGACGTCTCGAGCGCGATCCTGTTCCTCGCCTCGAAGGAAGCCGGCTTCTTGACCGGCGTCTGCCTCGACATCGACGGCGGTCGCAGCATCCAATAG
- a CDS encoding MaoC family dehydratase, protein MTTPLPAPTGDDNYFEDFQAGDRMRHARGCTVDEVENQMLTKLVMNTADGHFNEQKMAALPFGQRLVFGLITGSLVIGLATQDTGENALAELRLDGLRFRAPVFHGDTLTAYTEVLETRDADRDDAGIVRFKHWGLKQDDTVVFEGEREVLIKRRSHWVTA, encoded by the coding sequence ATGACCACCCCCCTGCCCGCCCCGACCGGCGACGACAACTACTTCGAGGACTTTCAGGCCGGTGACCGCATGCGCCACGCGCGCGGCTGCACCGTCGACGAAGTCGAGAACCAGATGCTCACGAAGCTCGTGATGAACACGGCCGATGGGCATTTCAACGAGCAGAAGATGGCCGCCCTGCCCTTCGGCCAGCGGCTGGTCTTCGGGCTCATCACCGGCTCCCTCGTCATCGGGCTCGCGACCCAGGACACGGGAGAGAACGCCCTTGCCGAGCTGCGCCTCGACGGCCTGCGCTTTCGCGCCCCCGTCTTCCACGGTGACACGCTCACCGCCTACACCGAAGTCCTCGAGACGCGCGACGCCGACCGCGACGACGCGGGCATCGTCCGCTTCAAGCACTGGGGCCTGAAGCAGGACGACACCGTCGTCTTCGAAGGCGAACGCGAGGTCTTGATCAAACGCCGCTCCCACTGGGTGACGGCCTGA
- a CDS encoding alpha/beta hydrolase: protein MSLDAIVGRYVHLELAGVEHRVYFEEAGEGVPLLCQHTAGAHGSQWRHLLESDEITRDFRVIAYDLPYHGKSLPPTSQAWWSEEYKLTKDFLMSVPLALSRALGLERPVYIGSSIGGHLALDLASNHPDAFRAVIGLEASAATPGGYLDIMNHPRVSNAFKASMMYGLTASTAPEAYRRETEWVYSQGAPPVFKGDLYYYSVDHHMSPEELAGIDTGQCAVHMLTGEFDWTATPSASEATAQQIPGATYATMAGLGHFPMCEDPERFLAALRPVLEKVRR from the coding sequence ATGAGCCTGGATGCGATCGTTGGCCGCTACGTCCATCTCGAGCTGGCGGGCGTCGAACACCGCGTGTACTTCGAAGAAGCCGGGGAAGGCGTACCGCTGCTCTGTCAGCACACCGCCGGCGCCCACGGGAGTCAGTGGCGTCACCTGCTCGAGTCGGACGAGATCACCCGCGACTTCCGCGTCATCGCCTACGACCTGCCGTATCACGGCAAGTCGCTGCCGCCGACGTCCCAGGCGTGGTGGAGCGAGGAGTACAAGCTCACCAAGGACTTCTTGATGTCGGTGCCCCTGGCGCTCTCGCGCGCCCTCGGACTCGAACGCCCGGTCTACATCGGGAGCTCGATCGGAGGGCACCTCGCGCTCGACCTCGCGTCGAATCATCCGGACGCGTTTCGCGCGGTGATCGGCCTCGAGGCGTCTGCGGCCACGCCCGGCGGTTACCTCGACATCATGAATCACCCGCGCGTGTCGAACGCGTTCAAGGCGAGCATGATGTATGGCCTGACCGCGTCGACGGCGCCAGAGGCCTACCGCCGCGAGACCGAGTGGGTCTACAGCCAGGGGGCGCCGCCGGTCTTCAAGGGCGACCTCTACTACTACAGCGTCGACCACCACATGTCGCCCGAAGAGCTTGCCGGGATCGACACGGGCCAGTGCGCCGTGCATATGCTGACCGGGGAGTTCGATTGGACGGCCACTCCTTCGGCGAGCGAAGCGACGGCCCAGCAGATCCCGGGCGCGACCTACGCCACGATGGCCGGTCTGGGTCATTTCCCGATGTGCGAAGACCCGGAGCGTTTTCTGGCCGCGCTGCGGCCGGTGCTCGAAAAGGTGCGCAGGTGA
- a CDS encoding aldehyde dehydrogenase family protein → MKETWQHFIDGEWVAGKSGEILDSSDPATGAHITKIARGNAADVDRAVASSRAAASEWRAMLPMDRARLITEIGRAIRANTEHLAELEKLETGKPAFQAPLEVESSARYFEFFGGLVHTLEGETLNVGPHLHSYTLREPFGVIGVITPWNAPLTQAARAIAPALAAGNVVVCKPSEFTSASTLELARIAHEAGLPKGVFNVVTGTGPEAGAPIVEHAEVRKVAFTGSLRAGKEIGRVAADRILPLTLELGGKSPNLVFADADMSKAVPGALRGFVANAGQICSAGTRLLVEKSVHDDFVAALVTAAETVKPGQMIGPLTTEAQYEKVQGYFETAKQEGATAAVGGNLPDDPALAGGYFVPPTVYTGVRNDMRIAREEIFGPVASVIPFGDEDEAIAIANDSDYGLAAGLWTRDISRAHRVAARLEAGQVYVNDWIAGSIEQPFGGYKQSGYGREKGIEALHHYTQLKCVTITL, encoded by the coding sequence ATGAAGGAAACCTGGCAGCACTTCATCGACGGAGAATGGGTCGCCGGCAAGAGCGGCGAGATCCTCGATTCGAGCGATCCGGCCACCGGTGCCCACATCACGAAGATTGCGCGGGGCAACGCCGCCGACGTGGACCGCGCCGTGGCCTCGTCGAGAGCCGCAGCGTCCGAATGGCGGGCCATGCTGCCGATGGACCGGGCCCGCCTGATCACCGAGATCGGCCGGGCGATCCGCGCGAACACCGAACACCTCGCCGAACTGGAGAAGCTCGAAACGGGGAAACCGGCGTTCCAAGCGCCCCTCGAGGTGGAGTCCTCGGCGCGCTACTTCGAGTTCTTCGGCGGCCTCGTCCACACGCTCGAAGGCGAGACCCTCAACGTGGGCCCTCACCTCCATTCCTACACTCTCCGCGAGCCCTTCGGCGTGATCGGCGTGATCACGCCCTGGAATGCGCCCCTCACCCAGGCCGCACGCGCGATCGCCCCGGCCCTGGCCGCGGGCAATGTGGTCGTCTGCAAGCCCTCCGAGTTCACCTCGGCGAGCACGCTGGAGCTCGCCCGCATCGCCCACGAAGCGGGCCTGCCGAAGGGGGTGTTCAACGTGGTGACTGGGACCGGCCCCGAAGCGGGCGCCCCGATCGTCGAGCACGCCGAGGTGCGCAAGGTCGCCTTCACCGGCTCGCTGCGGGCGGGCAAGGAGATCGGACGGGTCGCGGCCGACCGGATCCTCCCCCTGACCCTCGAGCTCGGCGGCAAATCGCCGAACCTGGTCTTCGCCGACGCCGACATGTCCAAGGCCGTCCCGGGCGCCCTGCGCGGCTTCGTCGCGAACGCCGGCCAGATCTGCAGCGCGGGGACGCGGCTGCTGGTCGAGAAGAGCGTGCACGACGACTTCGTCGCCGCCCTCGTCACCGCCGCCGAGACGGTCAAGCCCGGCCAGATGATCGGGCCCCTGACGACCGAGGCTCAGTACGAGAAGGTGCAGGGCTACTTCGAGACGGCGAAGCAGGAGGGCGCGACCGCGGCGGTCGGCGGCAACCTGCCCGACGACCCCGCGCTCGCGGGCGGCTACTTCGTTCCGCCGACCGTGTACACCGGGGTCCGCAACGACATGCGCATCGCCCGCGAGGAGATCTTCGGGCCGGTGGCGTCGGTGATTCCGTTCGGTGACGAGGACGAAGCCATCGCCATCGCGAACGACTCGGACTACGGCCTCGCTGCCGGCCTGTGGACGCGCGACATCTCACGGGCCCACCGCGTCGCCGCCCGCCTCGAAGCCGGCCAGGTCTACGTGAACGACTGGATCGCCGGTTCGATCGAGCAGCCCTTCGGCGGGTACAAGCAGAGCGGGTACGGACGCGAGAAGGGCATCGAAGCCCTTCACCACTACACCCAACTCAAGTGCGTGACCATCACGCTCTAG
- a CDS encoding MaoC family dehydratase encodes MADPDFSTFPLRKKGNQYQDFEKGQQIPHHWGRTLSEADGLLFSTQTLRFNPLYFNREYAQALGHPGPVMDPLLVLCTVVGLSVEDLSEAGGPFLGIHQIEFHTPVYAQDTLTAHSEVVSKRESEKRPTMGIVTWRTEARNQRDEVVVSYERTNLVAKRREETS; translated from the coding sequence ATGGCCGACCCGGACTTCTCGACCTTTCCCCTGCGCAAAAAGGGCAACCAATACCAGGACTTCGAGAAGGGCCAGCAGATCCCCCACCACTGGGGGCGCACCCTCTCGGAGGCGGACGGGCTGCTCTTCTCCACCCAGACGCTGCGCTTCAACCCCCTCTACTTCAACCGGGAGTACGCCCAGGCGCTGGGCCACCCGGGCCCGGTGATGGACCCGCTCCTGGTGCTCTGCACGGTCGTCGGCCTCTCGGTGGAAGACCTCTCCGAGGCCGGCGGGCCATTCCTCGGCATCCACCAGATCGAGTTCCACACGCCGGTGTATGCGCAGGACACGCTGACCGCCCACAGCGAAGTCGTGTCGAAGCGCGAGTCGGAGAAGCGCCCGACGATGGGCATCGTCACCTGGCGCACCGAGGCCCGAAACCAACGCGACGAGGTGGTGGTGAGTTACGAGCGCACCAACCTGGTCGCCAAGCGGCGAGAGGAGACGTCGTGA
- a CDS encoding CoA ester lyase, whose translation MTQERLRRSELAVPAANPKMIKKSAASAADLVFLDLEDATAPALKEEARKNVVDGLKTLDWGDTLRAVRVNSADTRWATDDVVEVVTQAHEHLDIIIIPKPYAPRDIWFFETLLDQLEQKLGIPPKIQFEALIEESKALSCVEEIAACSPRLEALILGFGDLAASLGFRTGHASGDDAYPGDPWHAARNRMISACRANGLDPIDGPFANFTKPDAYRREATWASTLGAVGKWCIHPSQIEIANEVFAPTDKEIAFAQQQVDAYKAATESGEGAGSTGGMLVDAASLRLFQAVLDRAKQCGRL comes from the coding sequence ATGACCCAAGAGCGCCTGCGCCGATCCGAACTGGCCGTTCCGGCCGCCAACCCGAAGATGATCAAGAAGTCGGCGGCCAGTGCCGCCGACCTCGTGTTCCTCGACCTCGAGGACGCCACCGCTCCCGCCCTCAAGGAAGAAGCGCGGAAGAACGTGGTCGACGGCCTGAAGACCCTCGATTGGGGTGACACCCTGCGCGCGGTCCGCGTCAACTCGGCCGACACGCGCTGGGCCACCGACGACGTCGTCGAGGTCGTCACCCAGGCCCACGAGCACCTCGATATCATCATCATCCCCAAGCCCTACGCCCCACGCGACATCTGGTTCTTCGAGACCCTCCTCGATCAGCTCGAGCAGAAGCTCGGCATCCCGCCGAAGATCCAGTTCGAAGCCCTGATCGAGGAGTCGAAGGCGCTCTCGTGCGTGGAGGAGATCGCCGCCTGCTCGCCCCGCCTCGAGGCCCTGATCCTCGGCTTCGGAGACCTCGCCGCGAGCCTCGGCTTTCGCACGGGTCATGCGAGCGGTGACGACGCGTACCCGGGCGATCCGTGGCACGCGGCCCGGAACCGGATGATCTCTGCCTGCCGCGCCAATGGTCTCGATCCGATCGACGGCCCCTTCGCGAACTTCACGAAGCCCGATGCCTACCGCCGCGAGGCGACCTGGGCGAGCACGCTCGGTGCCGTGGGCAAGTGGTGCATCCACCCGAGCCAGATCGAGATCGCGAACGAAGTCTTCGCCCCCACCGACAAGGAGATCGCCTTCGCCCAACAGCAGGTCGACGCCTACAAGGCGGCCACCGAGAGCGGCGAAGGCGCCGGCAGCACCGGCGGCATGTTGGTCGACGCCGCGTCGTTGCGACTCTTCCAGGCCGTGCTCGACCGCGCCAAACAGTGCGGCCGACTCTAG